From the genome of Lentimonas sp. CC4, one region includes:
- a CDS encoding sulfatase yields the protein MKTTTSLLASLLLTLTFSATAHAAKSNAPTTAQPNIVLLFVDDMGWDDMGYRDPLLDTPNLDALAADSLDFQQAYIATPTCSPSRATLLTGQHPARIKMVRHIPNDIEHGFDKYGRTDESNPVNYWKKDPAQFPCPNWLALEYTSYAEALKDLGYYNLFVGKWHLGHEPFHPIHQGFDRQIGTGNAGHPKSYYPPYFHHSDVMADETERYLTDKLTDETVNFIEHYEKEQPFMISLWYYTVHGPHVGRKDLLKHYLDKGFTGKEAHYAAMVSAMDESVGRVRAALAAKGIDKETIIIFLSDQGGMFENKPFHGGKKADTLYEGGARVPFMVNWPGVTVAAQNNSLVQSTDLFPTLVEIAGGDPSQYENLDGVSLLPTIRNNSILDRGEPLFGYRAYEDLYASVREGDWKLLAYRSGTLKLYNIANDIGEQKDLAATHPEKVDQLVKKLKAWEKEMEVDQYSGVQ from the coding sequence ATGAAAACAACGACCTCTTTGCTCGCCTCACTCCTGCTGACATTAACTTTTAGCGCCACCGCGCATGCAGCAAAATCGAATGCTCCAACCACGGCACAACCGAATATCGTGCTGCTCTTCGTCGATGACATGGGCTGGGATGATATGGGTTACCGCGATCCACTACTGGACACGCCGAATCTGGATGCGCTGGCAGCAGACAGTCTCGACTTCCAACAAGCCTACATTGCGACGCCGACCTGTAGCCCCAGCCGCGCCACGCTGCTAACCGGACAACATCCCGCACGGATCAAAATGGTGCGCCACATTCCGAATGATATTGAACACGGCTTTGATAAATACGGCCGCACCGACGAGAGCAACCCAGTCAACTACTGGAAGAAGGATCCCGCTCAGTTCCCGTGCCCCAATTGGTTAGCACTCGAATACACTAGCTACGCCGAAGCGCTCAAGGACTTAGGCTACTATAATCTATTCGTCGGCAAGTGGCATCTCGGCCACGAGCCCTTTCACCCCATCCATCAGGGGTTTGACCGGCAGATCGGCACAGGCAACGCAGGACATCCGAAGTCTTACTATCCACCGTATTTCCATCATTCCGACGTCATGGCTGACGAGACAGAGCGTTACCTGACTGACAAGTTGACCGATGAAACCGTCAACTTCATCGAGCACTACGAGAAGGAACAACCCTTCATGATCTCGCTCTGGTATTACACGGTGCATGGCCCACACGTCGGCCGCAAGGACTTGCTCAAGCACTACCTCGACAAAGGATTCACCGGCAAAGAGGCACACTATGCTGCAATGGTTAGCGCGATGGACGAATCTGTCGGCCGTGTCCGTGCCGCACTAGCAGCCAAGGGCATCGATAAAGAAACCATTATCATCTTCTTATCCGACCAAGGGGGCATGTTTGAGAACAAGCCCTTCCATGGCGGCAAGAAAGCAGACACGCTCTACGAAGGCGGCGCACGCGTGCCGTTTATGGTGAACTGGCCAGGCGTCACCGTAGCCGCTCAAAACAATAGCCTCGTGCAATCCACCGACCTCTTCCCGACCTTGGTCGAAATTGCTGGTGGTGACCCTAGCCAATACGAAAACCTCGACGGTGTCTCCTTGCTACCAACCATTCGTAACAACAGCATACTCGATCGTGGCGAACCACTTTTCGGCTACCGCGCCTATGAAGACCTCTACGCCTCCGTCCGCGAAGGCGACTGGAAACTCCTCGCTTACCGCAGTGGCACACTGAAGCTTTATAATATCGCCAATGATATTGGCGAACAAAAGGACTTGGCCGCCACTCATCCCGAAAAAGTCGATCAACTCGTCAAAAAGCTGAAAGCATGGGAGAAGGAAATGGAAGTCGATCAATACTCAGGCGTTCAATAA
- a CDS encoding sodium/solute symporter (Members of the Solute:Sodium Symporter (SSS), TC 2.A.21 as described in tcdb.org, catalyze solute:Na+ symport. Known solutes for members of the family include sugars, amino acids, nucleosides, inositols, vitamins, urea or anions, depending on the system.) yields the protein MNILEVSLFIIAVVGVIGLGIWKSRDEDTSGEQGASDYFLAGRGLTWWLVGFSLIAANISTEQFVGMSGSSANWLGMAIASYEWMAAVTLIFVAFWFLPKFLKAGLYTIPEFLQYRFDGVARLAMAIPAIVTLVFVTTSSVIFSGGKFVSEYYNDVPILNNLTAVCWMIAIFAAVYVFVGGLKACAWTDLIWGAALIVGGAIVMFLAFNVLADKSAEELFLTKVANSDATVEQLEVASPWERFMLLNDGVDGEAVAMNGPNGSGGKVHMVRPKEDTDIPWTALLIGLWIPNFFYWGLNQYIVQRTLGSKSLAEGQKGIVFAATLKLLIPFLVVIPGILAFNLFSGDLHTSAANKNIAMVQAAEVANSNTVVSVEAAVVGLQPELAGRALAQNITAVGADATLAVGVGGDELANRINELAQSGVDGGMSLSTLKAYDYDSAFPVLVRNLIKPIPLISWFVLAALCGAVISSLASMLNSASTIATMDLYSKFSGEKNPAKLVKVGRGFVVLFVLLAALVAPKLDNFESIFAYIQEFQGFISPGILAVFIFGFFSPRTPRYFGAVGIGLNVVSYGSFKLFLGDWVVSKGWWYADQIAFLDRMAICFFIVMIAGALLTLIKPMKNPVVLPVNDQIELESSKGAKIVGIGVVLATIALYAVFW from the coding sequence ATGAACATACTTGAAGTCTCATTATTCATCATCGCCGTTGTTGGCGTTATCGGTCTTGGCATTTGGAAGAGTCGAGACGAAGACACTTCGGGAGAGCAGGGCGCTTCCGATTATTTCCTCGCTGGCCGTGGCCTCACGTGGTGGCTCGTCGGTTTCTCATTGATCGCTGCTAATATCTCGACCGAGCAATTTGTCGGCATGTCAGGCTCTTCAGCCAATTGGCTCGGCATGGCGATCGCCTCTTACGAGTGGATGGCGGCTGTCACTCTGATCTTTGTGGCGTTCTGGTTCTTGCCGAAATTCCTCAAAGCAGGTCTCTATACGATTCCTGAATTTTTGCAGTATCGTTTCGACGGTGTCGCACGTCTCGCCATGGCGATTCCTGCGATTGTAACCTTGGTATTTGTTACAACCTCTTCGGTCATTTTCTCCGGCGGTAAGTTCGTTTCCGAATATTACAATGATGTGCCGATCCTCAATAATCTGACCGCAGTCTGCTGGATGATCGCGATTTTTGCGGCGGTTTATGTATTCGTCGGTGGTCTAAAAGCCTGTGCGTGGACTGACTTGATCTGGGGCGCGGCTCTGATTGTTGGTGGTGCGATCGTGATGTTCCTCGCGTTTAATGTGTTGGCAGACAAGTCAGCCGAAGAGCTCTTCCTCACCAAGGTTGCGAATTCAGATGCGACGGTTGAGCAACTCGAAGTGGCGAGCCCGTGGGAACGATTCATGTTATTGAATGATGGTGTCGACGGCGAAGCCGTTGCCATGAACGGGCCGAATGGTTCTGGCGGTAAGGTGCACATGGTGCGCCCGAAAGAAGACACGGACATTCCATGGACTGCATTGCTGATCGGTCTTTGGATTCCTAATTTCTTTTACTGGGGGCTGAATCAATATATCGTGCAACGCACTTTGGGTTCGAAGTCGCTGGCCGAAGGTCAGAAAGGTATTGTTTTTGCGGCGACTCTGAAGTTGCTGATTCCATTCTTGGTGGTGATTCCGGGGATTCTCGCTTTCAATCTCTTTAGCGGCGACCTCCATACCTCTGCTGCCAATAAGAACATCGCGATGGTTCAAGCAGCCGAAGTGGCGAATTCAAACACGGTTGTTTCTGTCGAGGCCGCCGTTGTCGGACTACAGCCAGAGCTTGCTGGACGTGCCTTGGCACAGAACATCACGGCAGTCGGTGCGGATGCAACGCTGGCCGTGGGGGTTGGAGGCGATGAGCTAGCGAATCGTATCAACGAGCTCGCGCAATCCGGAGTGGATGGCGGCATGAGTCTATCGACTCTGAAGGCATATGATTATGACTCCGCATTCCCAGTTCTCGTGCGTAACCTAATCAAGCCGATCCCGTTGATTTCCTGGTTCGTGCTCGCAGCTCTCTGCGGCGCGGTGATCAGCTCACTGGCATCCATGCTTAACTCTGCTTCGACGATTGCGACAATGGATTTATACTCGAAATTTTCGGGTGAAAAGAATCCAGCAAAACTGGTTAAAGTTGGTCGTGGGTTTGTGGTGCTCTTCGTTTTACTTGCCGCACTCGTTGCTCCAAAGCTCGATAACTTCGAGAGTATCTTCGCATACATCCAAGAGTTCCAAGGGTTCATCTCTCCTGGTATCTTGGCCGTCTTCATCTTTGGCTTCTTCTCACCACGCACACCTCGCTACTTCGGTGCGGTTGGCATCGGCCTGAACGTTGTTTCTTATGGTTCGTTCAAGTTGTTCCTCGGTGATTGGGTCGTCTCCAAGGGCTGGTGGTATGCCGATCAAATCGCATTCTTAGACCGTATGGCTATCTGCTTCTTTATTGTAATGATCGCGGGTGCATTACTCACGTTGATCAAACCAATGAAGAATCCAGTGGTGTTGCCAGTGAACGATCAAATCGAATTGGAGTCTTCCAAGGGCGCGAAGATCGTTGGTATCGGTGTGGTGCTCGCTACCATCGCACTCTACGCAGTCTTCTGGTAG
- a CDS encoding sulfatase-like hydrolase/transferase — translation MKSNKCCSLSVGCLIAASFLSTGIAVVAEKASSSQPNVVIIYGDDVGFGDIGVNGSTMIPTPNIDRLAAGGLNFTDGHCAAATCTPSRYSLLTGVHGFRDGVSILPPNAPLSISTDILTLPKLFKDAGYTTGVVGKWHLGIGEAGVSTDWNGDVKPGPMEIGFDSSFLLPSTNDRVPCVYLDGHRVVNLDPADPLYVGKTKADVDRHGSTPYPDAVANPEAMTYYKSSHGHNNSVINGIGRIGFMAGGKSALWDDETMADEFVKQAKAYIAANKDKPFFLYFASQDVHVPRAPHPRFQGATELGYRGDAMVQFDWSTGEILDALEAHGLTENTIVIFSSDNGPVYDDGYADGTTVKTSTEEVDRGHDGSAHYRGGKYQIYEGGTRVPFIIRWPARIQPGVSNALVNQIDFIASFADLLDIELAVTDAADSRDTLAAFLGEDAIGLPYMIEEAGRTSRALRLGDWKYIAPTKAWRNKPGKDAELYRLDSDPSELNNIIDQNPEKAELMDLQLKELMSADGVR, via the coding sequence ATGAAGTCTAATAAATGCTGTTCTCTTTCTGTCGGTTGCTTGATTGCTGCGTCATTTCTCTCAACTGGAATCGCCGTCGTTGCTGAAAAGGCGTCGTCTTCTCAGCCGAATGTGGTGATTATTTATGGCGATGATGTCGGTTTCGGTGACATCGGTGTGAATGGTTCGACTATGATTCCAACGCCTAATATTGATCGATTGGCAGCAGGCGGCTTGAATTTTACGGATGGTCACTGCGCGGCCGCGACATGCACGCCATCACGTTATTCACTCCTGACGGGCGTGCATGGCTTTCGTGATGGTGTCAGTATTTTGCCACCCAATGCACCGCTCAGTATTTCGACCGATATCTTGACACTGCCCAAGCTATTCAAGGACGCCGGATACACCACAGGTGTGGTTGGTAAATGGCATTTGGGTATTGGCGAAGCGGGGGTGTCCACGGATTGGAATGGGGATGTAAAGCCTGGGCCAATGGAAATCGGATTTGATTCGTCATTCCTGCTGCCATCCACCAATGATCGCGTGCCTTGTGTTTATCTCGATGGCCACCGCGTGGTGAATCTGGATCCTGCCGATCCTTTGTATGTCGGAAAGACGAAGGCTGATGTTGATCGTCATGGTAGCACGCCGTATCCAGATGCTGTGGCGAATCCAGAAGCGATGACTTATTACAAGAGTTCGCACGGACATAATAACAGTGTGATCAATGGCATCGGCCGTATCGGCTTCATGGCTGGTGGGAAGTCTGCGTTATGGGATGACGAAACGATGGCCGACGAGTTTGTGAAGCAGGCGAAGGCCTACATCGCAGCCAATAAGGACAAGCCATTCTTTCTCTATTTTGCGTCGCAGGATGTGCACGTGCCGCGCGCGCCGCATCCGCGTTTTCAGGGGGCGACAGAGTTGGGCTACCGTGGTGATGCGATGGTGCAGTTTGACTGGTCCACTGGCGAAATTCTAGATGCACTTGAGGCGCATGGACTGACTGAAAATACGATTGTTATTTTTTCCAGTGACAATGGCCCCGTGTATGACGATGGCTATGCGGATGGCACCACTGTCAAAACATCGACCGAGGAGGTCGATCGCGGTCACGACGGCTCTGCGCACTATCGCGGCGGTAAATATCAGATCTACGAAGGTGGCACCCGCGTGCCTTTTATTATTCGCTGGCCAGCACGTATTCAACCGGGCGTATCGAACGCCTTAGTGAATCAGATCGATTTCATCGCATCGTTTGCGGACCTGTTGGACATCGAATTAGCGGTAACGGATGCGGCTGATAGCCGTGATACATTAGCCGCGTTCCTCGGTGAAGATGCCATCGGTCTGCCGTATATGATCGAAGAGGCTGGTCGGACGAGTCGTGCTTTACGTTTAGGCGACTGGAAATATATCGCTCCGACAAAGGCGTGGAGGAACAAGCCTGGGAAAGATGCGGAATTATATCGCTTGGATAGCGACCCCAGTGAGTTGAATAATATCATCGATCAAAACCCTGAGAAGGCTGAGTTGATGGATCTTCAGCTGAAGGAATTGATGTCTGCGGACGGCGTTCGATAA
- a CDS encoding sulfatase produces the protein MQLPSRTSYLATSMAIISAISTPTITTASQQPNVILITVDDLNDWIGPLAGTDPVKQQCKTPNIDSFCDAGTIVFRNAVCAAPVCGPSRSSFLSGYMPNKIGVYGNGANMRDAELVQNNPTLPEYLRLNGYYTLSTGKVFHGHESTDGDDLGHWAFDTYKHINLFDTADDDQETVSKENKFNGTYDPNELYADYAITKGLSWGPTSNPDITRTKDYQKAAWAEDQLGTVGNGALQEPFFMAVGLYKPHFPWFAPQHYFDLYDEYDSVPGNGDLANLQTPNVLATDLDDINKPNGSNLFKSMKDYDWIVANDAAHNTIKEATRAYMACVSQSDDALGVIFDALLNSDYADNTIIIVTGDHGWHLGEKLQYHKNTLWAESVLTPLIISTPATRAVDTPTLEYCDNPVSLIDLYPTLIELCNLPAKPDLDGSSYASMLTSPSTDTSSVAVTVSTNGASVLSKDWHYIEDRAKTDGAPGALLSRELYDRTADPHEHTNLITVDPTEDGDYASVTATLSAHAPQTFAADVTIDHGDGDGDLDPTIKPERLAMDSDNDGLTDLMEQFLGTNGALPNSQDPSSSAYPQISIKSNGKLAYHYGVSSAINSYTFTHGILVKDDLTDDSWTPLDTTVSSEFPSSYEYEFDSEDPQKFVKLSITASE, from the coding sequence ATGCAATTACCCTCCCGAACTTCATACCTCGCTACCAGCATGGCAATCATCAGTGCAATTAGCACCCCCACCATCACAACAGCCAGTCAGCAGCCAAATGTGATCCTGATTACAGTCGATGACCTTAATGATTGGATTGGTCCACTCGCTGGCACCGACCCCGTGAAACAGCAGTGCAAAACGCCTAACATCGACAGCTTTTGTGACGCAGGCACGATCGTATTTCGCAATGCAGTTTGCGCGGCACCAGTCTGCGGCCCGTCTCGATCATCCTTCTTATCCGGGTATATGCCCAACAAAATAGGCGTGTATGGCAACGGCGCAAACATGCGCGATGCCGAACTGGTGCAAAACAACCCAACACTCCCGGAGTATTTACGCCTGAACGGCTACTACACACTCTCAACAGGAAAGGTGTTCCACGGACACGAATCAACCGATGGGGATGACCTAGGGCACTGGGCCTTTGATACTTACAAGCACATCAACCTGTTTGACACTGCCGACGACGACCAAGAGACAGTCAGTAAGGAGAACAAATTCAACGGAACCTACGACCCCAATGAACTTTACGCCGACTATGCCATTACCAAAGGCTTATCATGGGGTCCCACATCGAATCCGGACATAACACGCACCAAGGACTATCAAAAAGCCGCATGGGCAGAAGATCAACTCGGCACGGTGGGTAATGGCGCCTTGCAAGAGCCCTTTTTCATGGCAGTCGGTCTCTATAAACCACACTTCCCGTGGTTCGCGCCACAGCACTATTTCGACCTCTACGACGAATACGACTCCGTGCCCGGCAATGGCGACCTCGCGAACCTGCAAACGCCCAACGTGCTTGCGACTGACCTGGATGACATCAACAAACCAAACGGCTCCAATTTATTCAAATCCATGAAAGACTACGACTGGATCGTAGCCAACGATGCCGCTCACAATACCATCAAAGAGGCCACACGCGCATACATGGCATGCGTCTCACAATCCGACGATGCACTCGGCGTCATTTTCGATGCACTCCTAAATAGCGACTACGCGGACAATACCATCATCATCGTCACGGGCGACCACGGTTGGCACCTAGGCGAGAAGCTACAATATCATAAAAACACCCTCTGGGCCGAATCCGTGTTAACTCCTCTCATTATTAGCACACCTGCCACCCGCGCAGTCGACACACCAACGCTCGAATACTGCGATAATCCCGTCAGCCTCATTGACCTCTATCCGACTTTGATCGAGCTCTGCAATTTGCCCGCCAAACCGGACCTCGACGGCTCAAGCTATGCGAGCATGCTAACCAGCCCATCCACAGATACCAGCAGTGTCGCGGTGACAGTTTCAACTAATGGGGCTTCCGTTTTATCCAAGGATTGGCATTACATCGAAGATCGAGCCAAGACCGACGGCGCGCCCGGCGCCTTACTTAGCAGAGAACTATACGATCGCACTGCCGACCCTCACGAGCACACGAACTTAATCACGGTCGATCCCACGGAAGACGGTGACTACGCAAGCGTCACGGCGACACTCTCCGCGCACGCACCTCAGACCTTTGCCGCCGACGTCACCATAGACCATGGGGATGGGGATGGCGACCTAGACCCCACGATCAAGCCTGAACGCCTCGCAATGGACAGCGACAACGATGGCCTAACCGACCTGATGGAGCAATTCCTCGGCACCAACGGCGCCCTGCCCAACAGCCAGGACCCAAGCAGCAGCGCCTACCCACAGATTTCAATAAAATCGAATGGCAAGCTCGCCTATCACTATGGCGTCTCCTCGGCGATCAACAGTTACACCTTCACACACGGCATCCTAGTCAAAGATGACCTGACAGACGACAGCTGGACACCACTCGACACCACAGTCAGCAGCGAGTTCCCATCGTCCTACGAATACGAATTTGACTCCGAAGACCCGCAAAAATTCGTCAAGCTAAGCATCACGGCATCTGAATAA
- a CDS encoding TonB-dependent receptor, producing the protein MSKYPNITYRFYITTFMLACSPWLCAQAAADSGPPVADDVAVPAGFVLPDADDPADAYSGEGENAMVLPEGFVLPEEDEDATDASADTDEGEFEDEDGEEVYVLPEFVVSAEKDQGYYSAHSLAGTRTSELIKNTPLTIGVINEELINDFGLNTIDDLASVLAGVQTDANDGFNNRVLRFRGFKSNSQTFEFMPRVLDQDNYNVARSEIIRGSNSLIYGQSDPGGKVNYIAKRAEFGKNKGRVSTTIEDDGSYRGEFDYNQVINEKVATRVMGVYSYKDLVQDEADRTFQGMTVETSYRATENTQFRLHLEGAKADRTPIANWYKDGTSEYGTTGPFRNLPFDDDLVDYLPNSMVQDMINFNDGTLETTDLRANGTPNSKPVLDFFESKQDIKNLYKSIDFDPDDIGDFEGDDEYRDSEGFFALGEMMHSFTENLNLKFAFAIDSEDTDSETINLGTVKLATNKSYDPDRSYPYKGLGRDGEPNPISDAKYLGGNGSVEEAISGAHVGARWVKNEAFEDTYSTRTTFSWHKDIAESKQQFLFSYDFDYRDVGKKKKDPYYTYATPGADGIYSNSDKTPILNYRFDGVDTGNYSGDSKWVETNKDTAQIETHALWFANQGTYTDGRLHTLLGVRVDMIDVSSENDRTAIKGYENGKVKTDDTYTEWSPSIGALFWFHENVAVFANYSTSVQSPTGFDRNPEGEILDPEKGKGYEVGFKFELLDGKLNGELVGFSIKKENDINSLNTSELQGLYPNDGTNDDLYDQTDGSTQFVGNRLSGIDVQSQGVELMVFYNPISAVSLSLGYAYLDTEIKDHPLDYKEGNTQNGTAPHTVTFTGRYSFKDGLLKGGYFGGSMKYIDKALYDTYELLDGGNAELWLDDHFETSLFAGWSCKMGKSQEAPKLSLKVIVKNVFDEVSYVAKSNGAQYTNPRTFGLQAAVDF; encoded by the coding sequence ATGAGTAAATACCCCAACATTACATATCGTTTTTATATTACGACTTTCATGCTCGCTTGTAGCCCTTGGCTATGTGCTCAAGCCGCGGCAGATTCAGGTCCGCCCGTTGCAGACGATGTCGCAGTTCCGGCTGGATTTGTGCTACCAGATGCAGATGATCCTGCAGACGCTTATTCTGGAGAAGGAGAAAATGCCATGGTGCTTCCTGAGGGCTTTGTGCTGCCCGAGGAGGATGAGGATGCTACAGATGCGAGCGCCGATACGGATGAAGGCGAATTTGAGGATGAAGACGGTGAAGAAGTTTATGTCCTGCCTGAGTTCGTGGTGTCAGCCGAGAAGGACCAAGGTTATTATTCTGCGCACTCACTTGCGGGGACTCGCACCAGTGAACTGATTAAAAATACGCCTCTGACTATTGGTGTCATTAATGAAGAGCTCATCAATGACTTCGGATTGAATACGATTGATGATCTTGCGAGTGTATTGGCAGGTGTTCAAACCGATGCGAACGACGGATTCAATAACCGTGTGTTGCGCTTCCGTGGATTCAAATCGAACTCTCAGACCTTTGAGTTCATGCCGCGTGTTTTGGATCAAGATAATTACAATGTGGCTCGTTCTGAGATCATTCGCGGCTCAAACAGTTTGATTTATGGTCAGTCTGACCCAGGCGGTAAGGTCAATTACATCGCTAAACGTGCTGAGTTTGGTAAGAATAAGGGACGCGTCTCCACTACGATTGAAGATGACGGTTCCTATCGTGGTGAGTTTGACTACAACCAAGTCATTAACGAAAAAGTGGCGACTCGGGTGATGGGGGTATACTCCTATAAGGACCTTGTCCAAGATGAGGCAGACCGCACCTTTCAAGGTATGACTGTAGAAACGAGTTACCGAGCTACAGAGAACACTCAGTTCCGCTTACACCTAGAAGGAGCCAAGGCGGATCGCACACCGATCGCAAATTGGTATAAAGATGGAACTTCTGAATATGGCACGACTGGCCCGTTTCGAAATCTTCCGTTTGATGACGATTTGGTTGATTATTTGCCCAATAGTATGGTGCAGGATATGATTAACTTCAACGACGGAACGTTAGAGACAACGGATCTTAGAGCTAATGGAACTCCTAACTCAAAGCCAGTGCTTGATTTCTTTGAGTCAAAGCAGGATATAAAAAATCTCTACAAAAGTATTGATTTTGACCCCGATGATATTGGTGATTTCGAAGGAGACGATGAGTATCGGGACAGTGAAGGATTTTTTGCATTGGGAGAAATGATGCACTCATTCACCGAGAACTTAAATCTTAAGTTTGCTTTCGCAATCGATAGTGAGGATACCGATTCTGAAACAATTAATTTGGGCACGGTTAAATTGGCCACGAACAAGAGCTATGATCCAGATCGTTCCTATCCTTATAAAGGTCTGGGGCGTGACGGCGAACCAAATCCGATTAGTGACGCGAAATACTTAGGTGGAAACGGAAGTGTTGAGGAAGCGATATCGGGAGCGCATGTGGGTGCGAGGTGGGTAAAGAACGAGGCTTTTGAAGACACCTACTCTACTAGGACGACCTTCTCATGGCATAAAGATATTGCAGAGAGTAAGCAGCAGTTCTTGTTCTCATATGACTTCGACTATCGCGATGTCGGTAAAAAGAAAAAAGACCCATATTATACGTATGCGACGCCTGGTGCGGATGGCATCTATAGTAACAGTGACAAGACCCCCATTTTGAACTATCGCTTTGATGGCGTTGACACAGGAAACTATTCGGGGGACTCGAAGTGGGTCGAAACGAATAAGGATACAGCACAGATTGAAACGCATGCTCTATGGTTTGCGAATCAAGGCACCTATACCGATGGGCGCTTGCATACACTGTTAGGCGTGCGTGTGGATATGATTGATGTTTCGTCAGAGAATGACCGGACCGCGATCAAGGGCTATGAAAATGGAAAGGTTAAAACAGATGATACCTATACTGAGTGGAGCCCTTCGATCGGTGCACTGTTCTGGTTTCATGAGAATGTCGCGGTTTTTGCGAATTATTCGACCTCGGTTCAATCGCCCACAGGATTTGATCGTAACCCAGAAGGTGAGATCTTGGACCCTGAAAAGGGCAAAGGTTATGAGGTCGGATTCAAATTTGAATTGCTTGACGGGAAGCTGAATGGCGAATTGGTCGGCTTCAGCATCAAAAAAGAGAATGACATCAATTCTTTGAATACCAGCGAGCTTCAAGGCCTGTATCCAAATGATGGAACCAATGATGACTTATACGATCAAACAGACGGTAGCACACAATTTGTCGGTAATCGTCTATCTGGGATTGACGTGCAGTCACAAGGCGTCGAGTTGATGGTCTTTTATAACCCGATTTCAGCGGTTTCACTGTCGCTAGGATATGCCTATTTGGATACCGAAATTAAGGATCATCCGCTTGACTATAAAGAAGGGAATACACAAAACGGCACGGCACCGCATACTGTCACATTCACCGGGAGATATAGCTTCAAGGATGGGCTTCTCAAGGGGGGCTATTTCGGTGGTAGTATGAAGTATATCGATAAAGCCCTTTACGATACATATGAGCTCCTGGACGGCGGTAATGCGGAGCTTTGGTTAGATGACCATTTTGAGACGAGTCTCTTTGCGGGCTGGAGTTGCAAAATGGGCAAGAGTCAGGAAGCCCCGAAGTTATCTCTCAAAGTGATCGTTAAGAACGTGTTTGACGAGGTGAGCTATGTTGCGAAGAGCAACGGTGCGCAATATACGAACCCACGCACCTTCGGCCTGCAGGCTGCAGTCGACTTTTAA
- a CDS encoding tetratricopeptide repeat protein has translation MIAQTRQQLGTQINETDDLALLILEAKIARAEDDNETAITALDQIIKRDALNGEAIIDLGRIYAAQGDLAKAINRFEQAEKIAEFERKALIAHAQALVANTEYQAALPLLRRALYMQPDENIEDYLKRVERAARNKA, from the coding sequence ATGATCGCACAGACACGCCAGCAACTCGGCACACAGATCAATGAGACCGACGACCTCGCACTGCTCATCCTCGAAGCCAAGATCGCCCGCGCCGAAGACGATAACGAGACAGCCATCACCGCACTCGATCAAATCATTAAGCGTGATGCCCTCAACGGCGAAGCCATCATCGACCTAGGCCGTATCTACGCAGCCCAAGGCGATCTCGCCAAAGCAATCAACCGCTTTGAGCAGGCCGAAAAGATAGCTGAGTTCGAGCGCAAAGCACTTATTGCCCACGCACAGGCACTCGTCGCCAACACAGAATATCAGGCAGCGTTGCCACTGCTACGCCGCGCACTTTACATGCAGCCAGACGAGAACATCGAAGACTACCTGAAACGAGTCGAACGTGCCGCTCGTAACAAAGCGTAG
- a CDS encoding PEP-CTERM sorting domain-containing protein → MTRTGDLDGGTVDDTLTFDLRLKGFTGSSYTSPDVTLGTAYDLSADWDSVYDATTNPVPTPLQHFGPGGDIDNNQSFQLSIENIFFDQGEGDGWAATFDGFSAISKYGTDNTTYYFGTTAAESIFMTGDGDSGFSGPVDVLTVTATANGNRFRDLDFAFTTAIPEPGTYALLPGLTGLAFVMARRGRS, encoded by the coding sequence TTGACTCGAACTGGCGATTTGGATGGAGGGACTGTAGATGACACTCTGACTTTCGATTTGCGCCTCAAGGGCTTTACGGGATCCTCTTATACGAGTCCTGATGTGACGCTTGGAACTGCTTACGATCTCAGCGCAGACTGGGATAGTGTCTATGATGCGACTACTAATCCCGTTCCCACTCCTCTGCAACACTTTGGCCCTGGCGGTGATATCGACAATAATCAGTCCTTCCAGTTAAGTATTGAGAATATCTTTTTTGATCAAGGTGAGGGCGATGGTTGGGCGGCCACATTTGACGGTTTTTCTGCGATCTCTAAATATGGCACGGATAACACCACTTATTACTTTGGAACAACAGCCGCTGAGTCTATTTTCATGACGGGTGATGGGGATTCCGGATTCTCTGGCCCAGTTGATGTGCTTACAGTGACTGCTACCGCGAATGGTAATCGTTTTCGTGACCTTGATTTTGCATTCACCACTGCTATTCCCGAGCCCGGCACTTACGCACTGCTCCCTGGCCTCACTGGCCTTGCCTTTGTTATGGCTCGTCGTGGTAGATCCTGA